One genomic window of Psychrobacillus sp. INOP01 includes the following:
- the flgD gene encoding flagellar hook assembly protein FlgD, with product MAEMSKITDSMYLSNQVKKTTTTGNSTLGKDAFLKILMTQLQNQDPTKPMDDSQFIAQMAQFSSLEQMTNLTTAFQEFAAVQEQSQMIEFSNFVGKNVKWHEMTDKKDDKGNPIINEGTGTIIGIKFVAGNVEFTLADGKVINPGNISEVLSGNSSSNSNSLVEASMLIGKTVSYIPAKTETNEDDAETETPTEITATVESVSKKDGNIVYNLSDGTSITADQITSISK from the coding sequence ATGGCTGAAATGTCTAAAATTACAGACAGTATGTATCTATCAAACCAAGTGAAAAAAACTACTACAACTGGGAATAGTACATTAGGTAAAGATGCATTTTTAAAAATTCTAATGACACAGCTTCAAAACCAAGATCCGACAAAACCGATGGATGACTCACAATTCATTGCACAGATGGCGCAATTCTCTTCTTTAGAGCAAATGACAAATTTAACTACTGCTTTTCAAGAATTTGCTGCAGTTCAAGAGCAAAGTCAAATGATTGAATTTAGTAACTTTGTAGGTAAAAATGTAAAATGGCATGAAATGACAGACAAAAAAGATGACAAAGGTAATCCAATTATAAACGAAGGTACTGGTACTATTATAGGTATTAAGTTTGTGGCAGGAAACGTAGAATTCACGTTAGCAGATGGAAAAGTCATTAACCCTGGAAATATTTCAGAAGTTCTTTCGGGTAACTCAAGTTCTAATTCTAATAGTTTAGTAGAGGCAAGTATGTTAATTGGTAAAACAGTTAGTTATATTCCCGCTAAAACGGAAACTAATGAAGATGATGCAGAAACAGAAACACCAACTGAAATTACGGCAACGGTTGAATCTGTTAGCAAAAAAGATGGAAATATAGTCTATAACTTAAGTGATGGTACTTCCATTACGGCAGATCAAATTACTTCAATAAGCAAATAA
- a CDS encoding TIGR02530 family flagellar biosynthesis protein: MDNISINRVPLQTTIRQPISSSKVASPKQSFLQHLHEASAKTELKVSKHANQRLQERNIYISDAEWQIVSEKVSEARSKGVNDSLVLMDQAALIVSAKNSTVITAMNRTEAKDQLFTNIDGTIVLN, from the coding sequence ATGGACAACATTTCGATAAATCGTGTTCCGCTGCAAACAACTATCCGTCAACCAATCTCATCAAGCAAAGTAGCTTCACCTAAACAATCTTTCTTACAGCATTTACATGAAGCATCTGCAAAAACAGAACTAAAGGTAAGTAAACATGCAAACCAACGTTTACAAGAAAGAAATATTTATATTTCAGATGCGGAATGGCAAATAGTAAGTGAAAAGGTATCAGAAGCACGCTCAAAGGGTGTGAATGACTCATTAGTATTGATGGATCAAGCAGCATTAATCGTCAGTGCAAAAAATTCCACTGTCATTACTGCAATGAATCGCACGGAAGCGAAAGACCAACTATTCACAAATATTGACGGTACAATCGTACTAAACTAA